The following coding sequences are from one Streptomyces sp. NBC_00536 window:
- a CDS encoding lysophospholipid acyltransferase family protein produces the protein MRMMFRTRVEGVENIPGSGPVILAGNHLTFIDSMILPLVCDRQVHFIGKDEYVTGKGLKGRAMAWFFTGSGMVPVDRDGANGGVAALMTGRRILEEGKIFGIYPEGTRSPDGRLYRGRTGIARLTLMTGAPVVPFAVIGTDKLQPGGKGMPRPGRVTIRFGEPMEFSRYEGMDRDRYVLRAVTDSVMAEVMRLSGQEYVDMYATKAKAA, from the coding sequence ATGCGGATGATGTTCCGCACCCGTGTGGAGGGCGTCGAGAACATTCCGGGCAGCGGGCCGGTCATCCTCGCGGGCAACCACCTGACCTTCATCGATTCGATGATCCTGCCCCTGGTGTGCGACCGCCAGGTGCACTTCATCGGCAAGGACGAGTACGTCACGGGCAAGGGCCTCAAGGGCCGGGCGATGGCCTGGTTCTTCACCGGCTCCGGCATGGTGCCGGTGGACCGCGACGGCGCCAACGGCGGGGTCGCGGCCTTGATGACCGGTCGCAGGATCCTCGAAGAGGGCAAGATCTTCGGCATCTACCCGGAGGGCACCCGCTCCCCCGACGGCCGCCTCTACCGCGGCCGCACCGGCATCGCCCGGCTCACGCTGATGACCGGCGCCCCGGTGGTCCCGTTCGCGGTGATCGGCACCGACAAGCTCCAGCCCGGCGGCAAGGGCATGCCGCGCCCGGGCCGGGTCACCATCCGCTTCGGCGAGCCGATGGAGTTCTCCCGGTACGAGGGCATGGACCGCGACCGGTACGTGCTGCGCGCGGTCACCGACTCGGTGATGGCCGAGGTCATGCGGCTCTCGGGCCAGGAGTACGTCGACATGTACGCGACCAAGGCCAAGGCCGCCTGA
- a CDS encoding TetR/AcrR family transcriptional regulator: MAMDRDQVLRAAAALLSRKSTATMDEVARAAGIGRATLHRHFAGRDALVRALEELGIREFEVAFDKARLDQGSAVDALGRLVAEAEPNALLLAFLVTENQLFEGDEVHEGWARLDARVSALFRRGQQEGDIRIDLSPAWLTEALYGLIGTCAWAVMDGRVAAKDFQYMITELLLGGARRSVEK; encoded by the coding sequence ATGGCCATGGATCGTGACCAGGTGCTCCGCGCTGCGGCGGCCCTGCTCTCCCGCAAATCGACCGCGACGATGGACGAGGTCGCCCGTGCGGCCGGCATCGGCCGCGCGACCCTGCACCGGCACTTCGCCGGGCGCGACGCCCTCGTACGGGCCCTCGAAGAACTCGGCATCCGGGAGTTCGAGGTCGCCTTCGACAAGGCCCGCCTGGACCAGGGGAGCGCCGTCGACGCCCTAGGCCGCCTCGTCGCCGAGGCCGAGCCGAACGCCCTGCTGCTGGCCTTCCTCGTCACCGAGAACCAGCTCTTCGAGGGCGACGAGGTCCACGAGGGCTGGGCCCGGCTCGACGCGCGGGTCTCCGCGCTCTTCCGGCGCGGCCAGCAGGAGGGCGACATCCGGATCGACCTCAGCCCCGCCTGGCTCACCGAGGCCCTGTACGGCCTCATCGGCACCTGCGCCTGGGCCGTCATGGACGGCCGGGTCGCCGCCAAGGACTTTCAGTACATGATCACCGAGTTGCTGCTCGGTGGCGCACGACGGAGTGTGGAGAAATGA
- a CDS encoding arginine repressor, translating into MSQAQEHEQSGQSVPQTRTARHRRIVDILNRQPVRSQSQLAKLLADDGLSVTQATLSRDLDELGAVKIRNTNGELIYAVPSEGGFRTPQAPLGESAKEERMRRLSGELLISAEASANLVVLRTPPGAAQFLASAIDQAELQAILGTIAGDDTLMLISRDPVGGQALADHLLRLAQKEG; encoded by the coding sequence ATGAGCCAGGCGCAGGAACACGAGCAGAGCGGGCAATCCGTTCCGCAGACCCGAACCGCCCGCCACCGCCGGATCGTGGACATCCTCAACCGGCAGCCGGTCCGCTCCCAGAGCCAGCTGGCGAAGCTGCTCGCCGACGACGGGCTGAGCGTCACCCAGGCGACGCTCTCCCGGGACCTCGACGAGCTGGGCGCGGTGAAGATCCGCAACACCAACGGCGAGCTGATCTACGCGGTACCGAGCGAGGGCGGATTCCGCACCCCGCAGGCCCCGCTGGGCGAGTCCGCGAAGGAGGAGCGCATGCGGCGCCTCTCCGGTGAGCTGCTGATCTCGGCGGAGGCCTCCGCGAACCTCGTGGTCCTGCGCACCCCGCCGGGTGCCGCCCAGTTCCTCGCCTCGGCGATCGACCAGGCCGAACTCCAGGCCATCCTCGGCACGATCGCGGGCGACGACACCCTGATGCTGATCAGCCGCGACCCGGTCGGCGGTCAGGCCCTCGCCGATCACCTCCTGCGTCTGGCGCAGAAGGAGGGCTGA
- a CDS encoding L,D-transpeptidase family protein has translation MRTAVALGSLLVTSLLLSPGTPPGTPLPDRLADTGGGSQLITAVAPAAGSTTGRLTWWERRSGRWVAMGRAPARFGAKGLTEGATRVQGTNTTPTGLYDLPYAFGIRPAPVGTAYTYRPVREGAWWCQDNASVHYNRWVDPLPADCAPGEAEHLVGYAKQYAHALVIGFNYDRPVHGRGAGIFLHVNGKGATAGCVSVPEESMRAILRWARPERRPHIAVGTESGPLDVTRY, from the coding sequence CTGCGAACCGCCGTCGCCCTCGGCTCACTGCTCGTCACCTCCCTGCTCCTGAGCCCGGGGACGCCCCCGGGCACCCCGCTGCCCGACCGGCTCGCCGACACCGGAGGCGGAAGTCAGCTGATCACCGCCGTAGCCCCCGCCGCCGGTTCCACCACCGGCCGCCTCACCTGGTGGGAGCGCCGGTCGGGGCGGTGGGTCGCGATGGGCAGGGCGCCCGCCCGGTTCGGCGCGAAGGGCCTCACCGAGGGCGCCACCCGCGTCCAGGGCACGAACACCACGCCCACCGGGCTGTACGACCTGCCGTACGCCTTCGGGATCCGGCCCGCGCCCGTGGGGACGGCGTACACCTACCGGCCGGTCCGCGAGGGCGCCTGGTGGTGCCAGGACAACGCCTCGGTCCACTACAACCGCTGGGTGGACCCGCTGCCCGCCGACTGCGCGCCGGGCGAGGCGGAGCACCTGGTGGGCTACGCGAAGCAGTACGCGCACGCCCTGGTCATCGGCTTCAACTACGACCGGCCGGTGCACGGGCGTGGCGCCGGGATCTTCCTGCACGTCAACGGCAAGGGGGCGACGGCGGGCTGCGTGTCGGTGCCGGAGGAGTCCATGCGGGCGATCCTGCGCTGGGCCCGGCCGGAGCGGCGTCCGCACATCGCGGTGGGCACGGAGTCGGGGCCGCTGGACGTGACCCGCTACTAG
- a CDS encoding MFS transporter, with the protein MSRTEELSRRKGTEDGKSPGRWIALSVLVLAVLLVAVDATVLGLATPSLSEDLKPSGTQLLWIGDVYSFVIAGLLVSMGSLGDRIGRKKLLLIGATAFGLVSVLNAYATSPEMMIVARALLGVAGATLMPSTLALIRNIFHDPKERSLAIGIWGATASAGAAIGPVVGGALLQHFYWGSVFLINLPVMIVLVVVGIKLLPESKNPAKGPWDLLSVALSLIGIIGVVYAVKQVATHGLSWEVWAAAVLGAAMLYAFVRRQHTLAAPLLDMKLFKHRGFSGAVLADLLTVFGLSGLVFFLSQFLQLVQGREPLEAGLAELPAAVGAVVTGLLAGQFARKYSVRVIVTGGLAAIGLALAALTVISKETGYPLLGAALLVVGLGAGFSFTVTADVILSSVPKEQAGSASAVSETAYELGAALGIALLGSIVTGVYQSFTAPASVSGPVADAAHESLGGAVDAARSLDPHTAQVMVGAAQDAFVDGLRLASGVGAAVLLATAAAAWFLLKGQELQDGIEH; encoded by the coding sequence ATGAGCAGAACCGAAGAGCTGAGCAGGCGGAAGGGGACGGAGGACGGCAAGAGCCCCGGGCGCTGGATCGCGCTCTCGGTCCTCGTCCTGGCCGTCCTGCTGGTCGCGGTCGACGCCACCGTCCTCGGTCTCGCCACTCCCTCCCTGAGCGAGGACCTCAAGCCGTCCGGTACCCAGCTGCTGTGGATCGGCGACGTCTACTCCTTCGTCATCGCCGGCCTGCTCGTCTCCATGGGCTCCCTCGGCGACCGCATCGGCCGCAAGAAACTGCTGCTGATCGGCGCCACCGCCTTCGGCCTCGTCTCGGTCCTGAACGCCTACGCGACCAGCCCCGAGATGATGATCGTGGCCCGCGCCCTGCTCGGCGTCGCCGGTGCGACCCTGATGCCGTCCACGCTCGCGCTGATCCGCAACATCTTCCACGACCCCAAGGAGCGCAGCCTCGCCATCGGGATCTGGGGCGCCACCGCCTCGGCGGGCGCGGCCATCGGCCCGGTGGTCGGGGGAGCCCTGCTCCAGCACTTCTACTGGGGCTCGGTCTTCCTCATCAACCTGCCCGTGATGATCGTCCTGGTCGTCGTCGGCATCAAGCTGCTGCCCGAGTCGAAGAACCCCGCGAAGGGCCCCTGGGACCTGCTCAGCGTCGCCCTCTCGCTCATCGGCATCATCGGTGTCGTCTACGCCGTCAAGCAGGTCGCCACCCACGGGCTCAGCTGGGAGGTCTGGGCCGCCGCCGTCCTCGGCGCCGCCATGCTCTACGCCTTCGTGCGCCGCCAGCACACGCTGGCCGCGCCCTTGCTCGACATGAAGCTCTTCAAGCACCGCGGCTTCTCCGGCGCGGTCCTCGCCGACCTGCTGACCGTCTTCGGGCTCTCCGGACTGGTCTTCTTCCTCTCCCAGTTCCTCCAGCTCGTCCAGGGCCGCGAGCCGCTGGAAGCGGGCCTGGCCGAACTGCCCGCCGCCGTCGGCGCGGTGGTCACCGGCCTGCTCGCGGGGCAGTTCGCGCGCAAGTACTCCGTACGCGTCATCGTGACCGGCGGTCTCGCCGCGATCGGCCTGGCGCTGGCCGCCCTCACCGTCATCAGCAAGGAGACCGGCTACCCGCTGCTCGGCGCCGCCCTGCTCGTCGTCGGCCTCGGCGCGGGCTTCTCCTTCACCGTCACCGCCGACGTGATCCTCTCCAGCGTGCCCAAGGAGCAGGCCGGTTCGGCCTCGGCCGTCTCCGAGACGGCGTACGAACTCGGCGCGGCCCTCGGCATCGCCCTGCTCGGCTCCATCGTCACCGGGGTCTACCAGAGCTTCACGGCCCCCGCCTCGGTCTCCGGACCGGTCGCCGACGCCGCGCACGAATCCCTCGGCGGCGCCGTCGACGCGGCCAGGAGCCTCGACCCGCACACCGCCCAGGTGATGGTGGGCGCGGCCCAGGACGCCTTCGTGGACGGGCTGCGGCTCGCCTCGGGCGTCGGCGCGGCCGTCCTGCTCGCCACGGCCGCCGCCGCGTGGTTCCTGCTCAAGGGCCAGGAACTGCAGGACGGCATCGAGCACTGA
- a CDS encoding pyridoxamine 5'-phosphate oxidase family protein gives MGKLYERIDGRLRKFIEDQPIFFTATAPLDGDGHINLSPKGRSGTLVVIDEHTLAYLDFGGSGAETIAHVRENGRITLMWCAFSGPPNIVRIHGEGEAVFRDDPRWGELIALFGDADGPSARAVIVVRTRRIADVCGYAVPLMEYQGDRTLHAEYFGRKTDEEFAEYCAKKEFIETSVDGLPALPLPLPPRTV, from the coding sequence ATGGGAAAGCTCTACGAACGCATAGACGGCCGACTGCGCAAGTTCATCGAAGACCAGCCGATCTTCTTCACCGCAACGGCCCCGCTGGACGGTGACGGTCACATCAACCTCTCCCCCAAGGGCCGGTCGGGGACCCTCGTCGTCATCGACGAGCACACCCTCGCCTACCTGGACTTCGGCGGCAGCGGCGCCGAGACCATCGCGCACGTCCGGGAGAACGGCCGGATCACCCTGATGTGGTGCGCGTTCTCCGGTCCCCCGAACATCGTCCGGATCCACGGCGAGGGCGAGGCGGTCTTCCGCGACGACCCGCGCTGGGGCGAGCTGATCGCCCTGTTCGGCGACGCCGACGGGCCGTCCGCCCGCGCCGTGATCGTCGTACGGACCCGGCGGATCGCCGACGTGTGCGGGTACGCCGTCCCCCTCATGGAGTACCAGGGCGACCGCACGCTCCACGCGGAGTACTTCGGCCGCAAGACGGACGAGGAGTTCGCGGAGTACTGCGCGAAGAAGGAATTCATCGAGACGAGCGTCGACGGCCTGCCCGCACTGCCGCTGCCCCTCCCGCCGCGTACCGTCTGA
- a CDS encoding HAD domain-containing protein, with translation MTKKPLLLIDVDGPLNPYAAKPQRRPEGYTTHRMRPTGWSPAESAKPLRVWLNPGHGAELLALADAYELVWATTWKDEANDWIGPHLGLPRLPFIDWPQMHGRAPRGTFWKTQYVLEYAGERPFAWVDDDITPMDREYVGQRHPAHALLLRIDEQIGLVRGDFARLAAWAA, from the coding sequence ATGACGAAGAAGCCGCTGCTGCTGATCGATGTGGACGGCCCGCTGAACCCCTACGCGGCCAAGCCCCAGCGCCGCCCCGAGGGCTACACCACCCACCGGATGCGGCCCACCGGCTGGTCGCCGGCCGAGAGCGCGAAGCCGCTGCGGGTCTGGCTGAACCCGGGGCACGGCGCGGAGCTGCTGGCGCTGGCGGACGCCTACGAGCTGGTCTGGGCGACCACCTGGAAGGACGAGGCCAACGACTGGATAGGGCCGCACCTGGGGCTGCCGCGGCTGCCGTTCATCGACTGGCCGCAGATGCACGGGCGGGCGCCGCGGGGGACGTTCTGGAAGACGCAGTACGTCCTGGAGTACGCCGGGGAGCGGCCGTTCGCGTGGGTCGACGACGACATCACGCCGATGGACCGGGAGTACGTCGGCCAACGCCACCCGGCCCACGCCCTGTTGCTGCGCATCGACGAGCAGATCGGGCTGGTCCGGGGGGACTTCGCGCGGCTGGCCGCGTGGGCGGCGTAG
- a CDS encoding glycerophosphodiester phosphodiesterase, with product MAQGGAGRRAVLGAAVLAAGGGALGLGAGPAAAAEANGTQPSDAQAYGDGGGYRTLPYPTVIGHRGASGYRPEHTLGSYQLALDLGADVIEQDLVPTRDGHLVCRHENEIGGTTDVADHPEFASRRTTKSVDGVSITGWFTEDFTLAELKTLRAKERLPAVRQRNTLYDGRWEVPTFEEVLRWADREGKRRGKRVWLHAETKHPSYFRALGLGLEEPLAKLLRRYGRDRRNSAMFLESFEPSSIQRLAKLVSAPGVVLLGAANTRPWDFELAKDPRTVADLVTPEGLKWIAGYAQAIGPTMDLIVPRDAAGKLGTPTTLVRDAHARGLILHPYTARNENTFLPADFRKGTDPNAYGDAFGAFRAYFGLGIDAIFTDNADTALLAAEDFRPGRRPR from the coding sequence ATGGCGCAGGGCGGGGCAGGCAGGCGCGCGGTTCTGGGGGCGGCCGTACTGGCGGCGGGCGGCGGAGCGCTCGGGCTCGGCGCGGGCCCGGCGGCGGCCGCGGAGGCGAACGGTACCCAGCCTTCGGACGCGCAGGCGTACGGCGACGGCGGGGGCTACCGGACGCTGCCGTACCCGACGGTCATCGGACACCGGGGGGCCAGCGGCTACCGGCCCGAGCACACCCTCGGCTCCTACCAGCTGGCCCTCGACCTGGGCGCGGACGTCATCGAGCAGGACCTGGTGCCCACCCGCGACGGCCACCTCGTCTGCCGGCACGAGAACGAGATCGGCGGCACCACGGACGTCGCCGACCACCCCGAGTTCGCCTCCCGGCGCACCACCAAGTCGGTGGACGGGGTCTCGATCACGGGCTGGTTCACCGAGGACTTCACCCTGGCCGAGCTGAAGACCCTGCGGGCGAAGGAACGTCTCCCCGCGGTCCGCCAGCGCAACACGCTCTACGACGGCCGCTGGGAGGTCCCCACCTTCGAAGAGGTGCTGCGCTGGGCCGACCGCGAGGGGAAGCGGCGCGGCAAGCGGGTCTGGCTGCACGCGGAGACCAAGCACCCCAGCTACTTCCGGGCCCTGGGCCTCGGCCTGGAGGAGCCGCTCGCGAAACTGCTCCGCCGCTACGGCCGCGACCGGCGGAACTCGGCCATGTTCCTGGAGTCCTTCGAACCCTCCAGCATCCAGCGGCTCGCCAAGCTGGTCTCGGCGCCCGGCGTGGTGCTGCTGGGCGCCGCGAACACCCGCCCCTGGGACTTCGAACTGGCCAAGGACCCGCGCACGGTCGCCGACCTGGTCACGCCCGAGGGCCTGAAGTGGATCGCCGGGTACGCGCAGGCCATCGGCCCGACCATGGACCTGATCGTGCCGCGCGACGCCGCGGGCAAGCTGGGGACGCCGACCACCCTGGTGCGCGACGCCCACGCGCGCGGGCTGATCCTGCACCCCTACACCGCGCGCAACGAGAACACCTTCCTGCCCGCCGACTTCCGCAAGGGCACCGACCCGAACGCCTACGGGGACGCCTTCGGCGCCTTCCGCGCCTACTTCGGCCTCGGGATCGACGCGATCTTCACGGACAACGCCGACACCGCGCTCCTCGCCGCCGAGGACTTCCGCCCGGGGCGCCGCCCGCGCTGA
- a CDS encoding argininosuccinate synthase — protein sequence MTERVVLAYSGGLDTSVAIGWIAEETGAEVIAVAVDVGQGGEDLDVIRKRALACGAVEAEVADASDEFANEYCLPAIKANALYMDRYPLVSALSRPAIVKHLVAAAKKHGATTVAHGCTGKGNDQVRFEAGIVALAPDLKCIAPVRDYAMTRDKAIAFAEKADLPIATTKKSPYSIDQNVFGRAVETGFLEDIWNAPIEDIYEYTSNPAIPREADEVVISFKEGVPVAIDGKPVTVLQAIQQLNERAGAQGIGRIDIVEDRLVGIKSREVYEAPGAIALITAHQELENVTVERELARYKRQVEQRWGEMVYDGLWFSPLKRALDGFINEANQHVTGDIRMTLHGGRAVVTGRKSDESLYDFNLATYDSGDTFDQSKAQGFIEIFGLSSKIAARRDLA from the coding sequence GTGACCGAGCGCGTCGTACTCGCCTACTCGGGCGGCCTGGACACCTCCGTCGCCATCGGCTGGATCGCCGAGGAGACGGGCGCCGAGGTCATCGCCGTCGCCGTGGACGTCGGCCAGGGCGGCGAGGACCTGGACGTCATCCGCAAGCGCGCGCTCGCCTGTGGCGCCGTCGAGGCCGAGGTCGCGGACGCCTCGGACGAGTTCGCCAACGAGTACTGCCTCCCGGCGATCAAGGCGAACGCCCTCTACATGGACCGCTACCCGCTGGTCTCGGCCCTCTCCCGGCCGGCCATCGTCAAGCACCTGGTCGCCGCCGCCAAGAAGCACGGCGCCACGACCGTCGCCCACGGCTGCACCGGCAAGGGCAACGACCAGGTCCGCTTCGAGGCGGGCATCGTCGCCCTCGCCCCCGACCTCAAGTGCATCGCCCCGGTCCGTGACTACGCGATGACCCGTGACAAGGCGATCGCCTTCGCCGAGAAGGCCGACCTCCCGATCGCGACCACCAAGAAGTCCCCGTACTCCATCGACCAGAACGTCTTCGGGCGCGCCGTCGAGACGGGCTTCCTGGAGGACATCTGGAACGCGCCGATCGAGGACATCTACGAGTACACCTCGAACCCGGCCATCCCGCGGGAGGCCGACGAGGTCGTCATCTCCTTCAAGGAGGGCGTCCCGGTCGCCATCGACGGCAAGCCCGTCACCGTGCTCCAGGCCATCCAGCAGCTCAACGAGCGGGCCGGCGCCCAGGGCATCGGCCGGATCGACATCGTCGAGGACCGCCTCGTCGGCATCAAGTCCCGCGAGGTCTACGAGGCCCCGGGCGCGATCGCGCTGATCACCGCCCACCAGGAGCTGGAGAACGTCACCGTCGAGCGCGAGCTGGCCCGCTACAAGCGGCAGGTCGAGCAGCGCTGGGGCGAGATGGTCTACGACGGCCTGTGGTTCTCCCCGCTCAAGCGCGCCCTGGACGGCTTCATCAACGAGGCCAACCAGCACGTCACCGGTGACATCCGGATGACCCTGCACGGCGGCCGCGCCGTCGTCACCGGCCGGAAGTCGGACGAGTCGCTCTACGACTTCAACCTCGCGACCTACGACTCGGGCGACACCTTCGACCAGTCCAAGGCCCAGGGCTTCATCGAGATCTTCGGTCTGTCCTCGAAGATCGCCGCACGCCGCGACCTCGCCTGA
- a CDS encoding membrane-associated oxidoreductase: protein MEITDLTPAERRVWDAFPRGEGVDFREHPDATGAGGETWGPERTVRAEVLSALLLGGPTAEGQVAGLNIRGARITGKLNLKYAVVEHPIRLRACWFERKPLLYGARLRVFVANDSTLPGLTADTVRVDTTLRLSCCTITGPVRLAGARIAGGLFIRRAVIGTPATGGEDREDQEADQEPQLQVNHADIGTDVIAMELTVHGQTKINGTTVGGQINLDDARLLAPGGTALHAETLTVGTDLRAMRMETHGRVNLTGSRIPGQLNLAYARLVNPGGVALRASSCVAGEVWLRSCPTIQGAVNLRRSQFDMLHVTPATLPEQIRFDGLTYRTLVPHLPAEERLPALEREAAGYLPYAYEQLAAAYRSAGDEGAARSVQLAKLRRHRRTLPRHARVWGLLQDVTVGYGFRPLRAAGWLMALLCTGAVAYGLRPPAPLKPGEAPEFNPVFYTLDLMLPIIGFGQEEAFGPRGWYQWLSYLLIVTGWVLATTTAAGVSRSLSRQ, encoded by the coding sequence ATGGAGATCACCGATCTGACCCCGGCCGAACGCCGCGTATGGGACGCCTTCCCGCGCGGTGAAGGCGTCGACTTCCGTGAGCACCCCGACGCGACCGGAGCGGGCGGGGAGACCTGGGGTCCGGAGCGGACCGTACGCGCCGAGGTGCTCAGCGCGCTGCTGCTCGGTGGCCCCACCGCCGAGGGACAGGTCGCCGGCCTCAACATCCGGGGCGCCCGGATCACCGGCAAGCTGAACCTCAAGTACGCCGTCGTCGAGCACCCGATCCGGCTGCGCGCCTGCTGGTTCGAACGCAAGCCCTTGCTCTACGGAGCCCGGTTGCGGGTCTTCGTGGCCAACGACTCGACCCTTCCCGGCCTGACCGCGGACACCGTCCGGGTCGACACCACGCTCAGGCTGTCCTGCTGCACGATCACCGGACCCGTCCGGCTCGCCGGGGCCCGGATAGCCGGCGGCCTCTTCATCCGCCGTGCGGTCATCGGCACTCCCGCGACCGGTGGGGAGGACCGGGAGGACCAGGAAGCCGACCAGGAGCCCCAGCTCCAGGTCAACCACGCCGACATCGGCACCGACGTCATCGCCATGGAACTCACCGTCCACGGCCAGACCAAGATCAACGGAACCACGGTCGGCGGCCAGATCAACCTCGACGACGCCCGGCTCCTCGCCCCCGGCGGGACCGCCCTGCACGCCGAGACCCTGACGGTCGGCACCGACCTGCGCGCCATGCGGATGGAGACCCACGGCCGGGTCAACCTCACCGGGTCCCGCATACCGGGTCAGCTCAACCTCGCCTACGCCCGGCTCGTGAACCCCGGCGGCGTCGCCCTGCGCGCCTCCAGCTGCGTGGCGGGCGAGGTCTGGCTGCGCTCCTGCCCGACCATCCAGGGCGCGGTCAACCTGCGTCGCTCCCAGTTCGACATGCTGCACGTCACGCCCGCCACCTTGCCGGAGCAGATCCGCTTCGACGGCCTCACCTATCGCACCCTCGTCCCGCACCTGCCCGCCGAGGAGCGGCTGCCCGCCCTGGAGCGCGAGGCTGCGGGCTACCTCCCGTACGCCTACGAGCAGCTGGCCGCCGCCTACCGCTCGGCGGGGGACGAGGGGGCCGCGCGCAGCGTGCAGCTCGCCAAGCTCCGCAGGCACCGGCGCACCCTGCCCCGGCACGCCCGGGTGTGGGGGCTGCTCCAGGACGTGACGGTGGGGTACGGCTTCCGGCCGCTGCGCGCGGCGGGCTGGCTCATGGCCCTGCTGTGCACGGGAGCCGTCGCCTACGGGCTCCGGCCCCCGGCCCCGCTCAAACCCGGCGAGGCACCCGAGTTCAACCCGGTCTTCTACACCCTCGACCTGATGCTGCCGATCATCGGCTTCGGGCAGGAGGAGGCCTTCGGTCCGCGCGGGTGGTACCAGTGGCTGTCGTACCTGCTGATCGTGACGGGCTGGGTGCTGGCGACGACCACCGCGGCGGGCGTCAGCCGGTCACTGAGCAGGCAGTAG
- the argH gene encoding argininosuccinate lyase, giving the protein MSSNNGDVRLWGGRFADGPAEALAKLSASVHFDWRLAPYDIAGSRAHARVLHKAGLLTADELQRMSDGLDRLAADVESGALVGTIADEDVHTALERGLLELLGPDLGGKLRAGRSRNDQVATLFRMYLRDHARIIGSLIAGLQDALVGLAEAHADVAMPGRTHLQHAQPVLFAHHVLAHVQSLSRDAERLRQWDTRTAVSPYGSGALAGSSLGLDPEQVAADLGFERGSVGNSIDGTASRDFVAEFAFITAMIGINLSRIAEEIIIWNTKEFSFVTLHDAFSTGSSIMPQKKNPDIAELARGKSGRLIGNLTGLLATLKALPLAYNRDLQEDKEPVFDSCDTLEVLLPAFTGMMATLTVNRARMEELAPAGFSLATDIAEWLVRQGVPFRVAHEVAGECVKECEGLGIELDELTDEQFAKISEHLTPEVRTVLNVPGALASRNGRGGTAPSAVAVQLNELKADLVIQHAWANHKN; this is encoded by the coding sequence GTGAGCAGCAACAACGGTGACGTCCGGCTCTGGGGCGGCCGGTTCGCCGACGGACCGGCCGAGGCCCTCGCGAAGCTGTCCGCGTCGGTCCACTTCGACTGGCGCCTCGCGCCGTACGACATCGCCGGTTCGCGCGCCCACGCCCGCGTCCTGCACAAGGCGGGCCTGCTCACGGCCGACGAACTCCAGCGCATGTCGGACGGGCTGGACCGGCTCGCGGCCGACGTCGAGTCCGGCGCGCTGGTCGGCACCATCGCCGACGAGGACGTGCACACCGCGCTGGAGCGCGGCCTGCTGGAACTCCTCGGCCCCGACCTCGGCGGCAAGCTGCGGGCGGGCCGCTCGCGCAACGACCAGGTCGCCACGCTCTTCCGGATGTACCTGCGCGACCACGCCCGGATCATCGGCTCGCTGATCGCCGGCCTCCAGGACGCGCTCGTCGGTCTCGCCGAGGCGCACGCCGATGTGGCGATGCCCGGCCGGACCCACCTCCAGCACGCGCAGCCGGTGCTCTTCGCGCACCACGTGCTGGCGCACGTGCAGTCCCTGTCGCGGGACGCGGAGCGGCTGCGCCAGTGGGACACCCGGACCGCGGTCTCCCCGTACGGCTCGGGCGCGCTCGCGGGCTCCTCGCTCGGCCTGGACCCGGAGCAGGTCGCGGCCGACCTCGGGTTCGAGCGGGGTTCGGTCGGCAACTCCATCGACGGCACGGCCTCGCGGGACTTCGTCGCCGAGTTCGCGTTCATCACGGCGATGATCGGGATCAACCTGTCCCGGATCGCCGAGGAGATCATCATCTGGAACACGAAGGAGTTCTCCTTCGTCACCCTGCACGACGCGTTCTCCACCGGCTCCTCGATCATGCCGCAGAAGAAGAACCCGGACATCGCGGAGCTGGCGCGCGGCAAGTCGGGCCGTCTCATCGGCAATCTGACCGGCTTGCTCGCCACCCTCAAGGCGCTTCCCCTGGCCTACAACCGGGACCTCCAGGAGGACAAGGAGCCGGTCTTCGACTCCTGCGACACCCTGGAAGTGCTGCTGCCCGCCTTCACCGGCATGATGGCGACCCTCACGGTCAACCGGGCGCGGATGGAGGAGCTGGCTCCGGCCGGGTTCTCGCTCGCCACCGACATCGCCGAGTGGCTGGTCCGCCAGGGCGTGCCCTTCCGGGTCGCGCACGAGGTCGCGGGCGAGTGCGTCAAGGAGTGCGAGGGCCTCGGCATCGAGCTGGACGAGCTGACGGACGAGCAGTTCGCGAAGATCTCCGAGCACCTCACCCCCGAGGTCCGTACGGTCCTCAACGTGCCCGGCGCCCTGGCCTCCCGCAACGGCCGCGGCGGCACCGCCCCGAGCGCGGTCGCCGTCCAGCTCAACGAACTGAAGGCGGACCTGGTCATCCAGCACGCCTGGGCGAACCACAAGAACTGA